In one Sphingomonas sp. S1-29 genomic region, the following are encoded:
- a CDS encoding glycoside hydrolase family 3 N-terminal domain-containing protein gives MKTPAISRRAMLLGAGAVTAWAASPARALLAQAAKNALPASVESLLSQMTVVEKAGQLTLNAAAWAGSAATALNPAGAQTNFEGQLAEVRQGRLGGVFNGNGAEMARQMQLVAMREARLKLPLVFAADVIHGFRTVFPMPLAEAGSFDADLAERTARVAAVEATAAGIDWNFAPMVDVARDARWGRGIEGAGEDVLLGRIMAEARVRGFQGRKGLKATDAMVACAKHFAAYGAAEGGLDYNTVDVSERTLRDIYFPPFQAAFAAGAGTTMAAFNELSGVPATANHWLLTDVLRTEWGFDGVVVSDYTGDMELIAHGFAADEREATKLAFLAGVDMCMQSSFYINHLPDLVAKGDVPMARLDEAVRRVLAMKVMLGLFDDPFRRIDVRRERTRIGTPAHRKVAREAGAKSIVLLKNEGDLLPLPRSGKRIALIGPFVQGKRELIGPWNVYGTDADAVDLLTGVRAALADAAMVTATDGSGILEPLPGGIEAAVAAARAADIVVLAVGEAQNMSGEAQSRTDITIPAPQMALAEAIAAVGKPMVVLLRHGRALALEGAVKDAPAILATWFLGSESGPATADILFGAVAPSARLPVSFPHSSGQAPYYYAHKNTGRPNPPGDRVAFKARYMDVPGGALYPFGHGLTYGRIAYSALDTGDGVLAAGGKLTVRAVVTNSGARDAEEVVQLYVQDVTASITQPVRELKAFRKVRIAAGASETVEFTLARADLTFIGQDLKPTVEPGKFRLWIAPSAEAEGVSGEFTLA, from the coding sequence ATGAAAACGCCCGCAATTTCGAGACGCGCCATGTTGCTTGGCGCCGGCGCCGTGACCGCTTGGGCAGCCTCTCCAGCGCGTGCATTGCTGGCGCAAGCCGCCAAAAACGCGCTTCCGGCGAGCGTCGAGTCGCTGCTGTCGCAGATGACCGTGGTCGAAAAAGCAGGCCAGCTGACGCTCAACGCCGCTGCCTGGGCAGGCAGCGCGGCGACCGCGCTCAACCCCGCCGGCGCGCAGACCAATTTCGAAGGGCAGCTCGCCGAAGTTCGCCAAGGCAGGCTCGGGGGCGTGTTCAACGGCAATGGTGCCGAAATGGCGCGACAGATGCAGCTGGTGGCGATGCGCGAGGCACGGCTGAAGCTGCCTTTGGTGTTCGCCGCCGACGTCATCCACGGTTTTCGCACCGTGTTCCCGATGCCGCTGGCCGAGGCGGGCAGCTTCGATGCCGATCTCGCCGAGCGCACCGCGCGGGTCGCGGCGGTCGAGGCGACCGCCGCCGGGATCGACTGGAACTTCGCGCCGATGGTCGATGTCGCGCGCGACGCGCGCTGGGGTCGCGGGATCGAGGGCGCGGGCGAGGACGTGCTGCTCGGGCGGATCATGGCCGAGGCGCGGGTGCGCGGCTTTCAGGGGCGCAAGGGGCTGAAAGCGACCGATGCGATGGTCGCCTGCGCCAAGCATTTCGCCGCCTATGGCGCGGCCGAAGGCGGGCTCGACTACAACACCGTCGACGTCTCCGAACGCACGTTGCGCGACATTTATTTCCCGCCCTTCCAGGCGGCGTTCGCGGCGGGTGCGGGCACGACGATGGCGGCGTTCAACGAATTGTCGGGCGTCCCCGCGACGGCCAATCACTGGCTGCTCACCGATGTGCTCCGCACCGAATGGGGCTTCGATGGCGTCGTGGTGTCGGACTATACCGGCGACATGGAGCTGATCGCGCACGGCTTTGCCGCCGACGAGCGCGAGGCGACCAAGCTCGCCTTCCTCGCGGGCGTCGACATGTGCATGCAGTCAAGCTTCTATATCAACCACTTACCCGACCTGGTCGCCAAGGGCGACGTGCCGATGGCGCGGCTCGACGAAGCGGTGCGGCGCGTGCTGGCGATGAAGGTGATGCTCGGGCTGTTCGACGATCCCTTCCGCCGGATCGACGTGCGGCGCGAACGCACACGCATCGGCACGCCGGCGCACCGCAAGGTGGCGCGCGAGGCGGGGGCCAAGTCGATCGTGCTGCTCAAGAACGAGGGCGACCTGCTCCCCCTGCCCCGCAGCGGCAAGCGGATCGCGCTGATCGGCCCGTTCGTGCAAGGCAAGCGCGAGCTGATCGGGCCGTGGAACGTCTATGGCACCGATGCCGATGCGGTCGATCTGCTCACCGGCGTGCGCGCCGCGCTGGCCGACGCAGCGATGGTGACCGCGACCGATGGCTCGGGGATCCTCGAGCCGCTGCCCGGCGGGATCGAGGCTGCGGTCGCGGCGGCGCGCGCGGCGGACATCGTCGTGCTTGCGGTGGGCGAAGCACAGAACATGTCGGGCGAGGCGCAATCGCGCACCGACATCACCATCCCCGCGCCGCAAATGGCACTCGCCGAAGCCATCGCGGCGGTGGGCAAGCCGATGGTGGTGCTGCTGCGCCACGGTCGCGCATTGGCGCTCGAAGGCGCGGTGAAGGACGCGCCGGCGATCCTGGCGACGTGGTTCCTGGGATCGGAATCGGGTCCGGCGACCGCCGACATCCTGTTCGGCGCGGTCGCACCCTCGGCACGGTTGCCGGTGAGTTTTCCGCACAGCAGCGGCCAGGCACCCTATTATTACGCGCACAAAAATACCGGGCGCCCCAACCCGCCGGGGGATCGCGTCGCGTTCAAGGCGCGCTACATGGACGTGCCGGGCGGCGCGCTCTACCCGTTCGGGCATGGGCTTACCTATGGCCGGATCGCCTATTCGGCGCTCGATACCGGCGACGGCGTGCTGGCGGCTGGGGGCAAGCTGACCGTCCGCGCGGTGGTGACCAACAGCGGCGCGCGCGATGCCGAAGAAGTGGTCCAGCTCTATGTTCAGGACGTGACCGCCAGCATCACGCAGCCGGTCCGCGAGTTGAAGGCGTTCCGCAAGGTGCGCATCGCGGCAGGCGCCAGCGAAACGGTCGAATTCACGCTGGCACGCGCCGACCTGACCTTCATCGGACAGGATCTGAAACCCACGGTCGAACCGGGCAAATTCCGCCTGTGGATCGCCCCTTCCGCCGAGGCCGAAGGCGTGAGCGGCGAGTTTACCCTGGCCTAG